Genomic segment of Thiomonas sp. FB-Cd:
TTGACGGTTCCTTCTTCGCCCATCCTCCGCGCCAAAGGGGGATATTCTGGTACGGGGTTATGCAAATAGGCTGCGCCGAATGCCGGGGGCGTCGATGGCGCTGGCTTTGCGGCGGCGTCTGTCTGCGTGGGTGCCGCCGGCGGCGCCACGGCTTGCGGCGCGGGATTCAGTGGTTGAGAGGTGGCAGTGGCTGGGTTGGAGCTGGTTCGCTCGGGCGCTTGCATGATGTTTGAAGGCGCGGTGGACGGTTGTGGCGCCACGGGCTCGGGTTGCGGCAAGGTGGGTTTGTGGGGCACGCGCGGTGTGGTCAGGGTGTTGTGTTGAAGCGGGCGCGGCTGCGCTTTGGCCACCGGTGGCGTGCGCATGGGTCTGCGGACGGCCGCCGGAGGGGGCGTAGGAGCGGCCGGCTTCATGGTGAGCGGTCGGGGGGCAGAACCTGGATGAACTCAAGCGCTCGGCGAGGCGCTGGGGGAATAAACGCGAAGTCGGCCTGCAGCGCCCACAACACCAGCACGTGCACGGCAACAACGCCGATACAAAGCGGCCAAAACACGCGCGGCGGGGGGCGAAGCGCGCCGCGCTAGGGCCAGGGATGGGGGGAACTGGTGCGGTCGACATGGGTGGTGGATGCTGGGAGCCGCACTGTGGAGGCTATAATTTCAGGGATTTGCGTCAAGCTCTAGCAGGGTTTGCGCATCCCAAAACAGCGTTTACCAACGCCGCAACACGCGTGCCCGGAGAATATCAATGTTGCCGTTGCAACCCAAAGCCATTTTGGCCCTTGCCGACGGTTCGGTCTTCCACGGGGTTTCCGTCGGGGCTCCCGGTGAGACCTCGGGTGAGGTGGTTTTCAATACCGCGATTACCGGCTACCAGGAGATCCTCACCGACCCCAGTTATTGTCGGCAAATCGTCCTGCTTACGTACCCACACATCGGCAATGTTGGTACCAATGCAGAGGACGTTGAAGCCGCCAAGGTTCATGCAGCAGGGCTCATCATCAGAGATCTTCCCGCACTGGATTCAAATTTTCGCAGAACCGAAGGATTGGGCGATTATCTGCGCCGCACCGATACGGTCGCCATCGCAGGTATCGATACGCGCAAGCTCACGCGCTTGCTGCGGAGCAAGGGGGCGCAAAGCGGCTGCGTGCTCGGGTTGAAACCCGGCGAGGTGGTGACTGCGGCCGTGGTCGAGCACGCGCTGGCTCGTGCGCGCGCGTTCCCGGGACTTGCCGGAATGGACCTGGCTCGCGTCGTGAGCACGAGGGAGTCATACCTCTGGTCGCAAACGGCTTGGGCCTTGGGCACGGGATATGGTGAGCAGCGTGAAGCACGCTTTCATGTTGTGGCCTATGACTTCGGCATTAAGTTCAACATCATGCGTTTGCTGGCCTCGCGTGGGTGTCGCGTCACGGTGGTTCCAGCACAGACTCCAGCCGAAGTCGTGCTCGCGATGCGCCCAGATGGCGTTTTCCTGTCCAACGGGCCGGGTGATCCCGAGCCCTGTGACTATGCGATTGCCGCGGTACGCACGATCATCGAACGAGGCGTACCCACGTTCGGGATTTGCCTGGGTCACCAGATCATGGCCTTGGCCGCTGGAGCTCGCACGTTCAAGATGAAATTTGGGCACCATGGCGCCAACCATCCCGTGAAGGATCTGGATACGGGGCGAGTGAGCATTACGAGCCAAAACCATGGGTTCGCGGTGGATGCCGACACGCTGCCGGCGGACGTGCGCCCGACCCATGTTTCGCTTTTCGATGGCACCCTGCAAGGTTTTGCCTTTCGTGACAAGCCTGCATTTTGCTTTCAAGGTCACCCCGAGGCCAGCCCGGGGCCACACGACATCCATAATCTTTTTGACCGCTTCGTGGGGCTGATGCAGGGGTCACGGGCGGCGGCATGGTAATCGGCGCTTGGCAGTCATGAACCACTTATTTGGCATCACCAATCTCGGGTTGTATGTACTTGGCGTGGTGTTTATCGTGTTGTTGCCGGGGCCGAATTCGCTCTACGTCCTGAGCGTGGCGGCGCAGCGCGGCGTGAGGGCTGGTTATCTCGGCGCGTGTGGCATCTTCCTTGGTGATACGGTGCTCATGGTGCTGGCCGCTGCGGGCTTGGCCAGCCTGCTCGAAGCGGTGGCCTGGCTGTTTATCCTCGTCAAACTGGCGGGAGCTGCCTATCTGGCGT
This window contains:
- the carA gene encoding glutamine-hydrolyzing carbamoyl-phosphate synthase small subunit — encoded protein: MLPLQPKAILALADGSVFHGVSVGAPGETSGEVVFNTAITGYQEILTDPSYCRQIVLLTYPHIGNVGTNAEDVEAAKVHAAGLIIRDLPALDSNFRRTEGLGDYLRRTDTVAIAGIDTRKLTRLLRSKGAQSGCVLGLKPGEVVTAAVVEHALARARAFPGLAGMDLARVVSTRESYLWSQTAWALGTGYGEQREARFHVVAYDFGIKFNIMRLLASRGCRVTVVPAQTPAEVVLAMRPDGVFLSNGPGDPEPCDYAIAAVRTIIERGVPTFGICLGHQIMALAAGARTFKMKFGHHGANHPVKDLDTGRVSITSQNHGFAVDADTLPADVRPTHVSLFDGTLQGFAFRDKPAFCFQGHPEASPGPHDIHNLFDRFVGLMQGSRAAAW
- a CDS encoding energy transducer TonB, with amino-acid sequence MQAPERTSSNPATATSQPLNPAPQAVAPPAAPTQTDAAAKPAPSTPPAFGAAYLHNPVPEYPPLARRMGEEGTVKLRVMVSASGHVDTIRIQQSSGYAALDKAAVKAVQQWTFTPGQAAGKPVPGWVIVPIRFSLAS